The following are from one region of the Nocardioides marmotae genome:
- a CDS encoding acyl-CoA dehydrogenase family protein: MTLSLDDETTAGTARGSRLAEDELVLRAQELRELLVKEQEDTERAGHYSERIHEAFADAGFYRILTPAAFGGLELGIGTFFRVVTEVARGNPSAAWCLALGAGHALPMASYWSAEAQREAFGEGRTFIAPHRNQGGFGKAVRVDGGYVVDCTFNYCSGVPFSTHFMGTTLLQNPDGPPSQLVVVVPRESYTVLDDWGNGRTLGMQGSGSNSVVLDNVFVPDHMAVPYNWHDHVGPTPGTELHDNPLYIGRLTAFYAGEVISVAIGTAQAALDEYESIIRTRTTLKEPRVLKMETETAQRVLGRALILTDAAQSIMADVGRLHTELATAALDGGAPFTYVEDTRLRGRVHQAGQLAIQAMDLIFPNAGSSAARQGEPLQRYYRDMGMFRGHPTALIDDLAVGHGRTHLGL; the protein is encoded by the coding sequence ATGACCCTGTCACTGGACGACGAGACCACTGCCGGCACCGCCCGCGGATCCCGGCTCGCCGAGGACGAGCTGGTGCTGCGAGCGCAGGAGCTGCGGGAGCTGCTCGTGAAGGAGCAGGAGGACACCGAGCGGGCCGGGCACTACTCCGAGCGCATCCACGAGGCCTTCGCGGACGCCGGTTTCTACCGCATCCTCACGCCGGCCGCGTTCGGCGGCCTCGAGCTGGGGATCGGGACCTTCTTCCGGGTCGTCACCGAGGTCGCCCGCGGCAACCCGAGCGCGGCCTGGTGCCTGGCGCTCGGGGCTGGCCACGCGCTGCCGATGGCGTCGTACTGGAGCGCGGAGGCCCAGCGCGAGGCCTTCGGCGAGGGCCGCACCTTCATCGCGCCGCACCGCAACCAGGGCGGCTTCGGCAAGGCGGTGCGGGTCGACGGCGGCTACGTCGTGGACTGCACCTTCAACTACTGCTCCGGGGTGCCGTTCTCCACCCACTTCATGGGCACCACCCTGCTCCAGAACCCCGACGGTCCGCCCTCGCAGCTGGTGGTCGTGGTGCCGCGCGAGTCCTACACCGTGCTCGACGACTGGGGCAACGGACGCACCCTCGGCATGCAGGGGTCCGGCTCCAACTCCGTCGTGCTCGACAACGTCTTCGTGCCCGACCACATGGCCGTGCCCTACAACTGGCACGACCACGTCGGTCCCACGCCGGGCACCGAGCTGCACGACAACCCGCTCTACATCGGCCGGCTCACCGCCTTCTACGCCGGCGAGGTCATCTCGGTGGCCATCGGCACCGCGCAGGCAGCGCTCGACGAGTACGAGTCGATCATCCGCACCCGCACGACGCTCAAGGAGCCGCGGGTGCTGAAGATGGAGACCGAGACGGCGCAGCGCGTGCTCGGCCGCGCCCTCATCCTCACCGACGCCGCCCAGAGCATCATGGCCGACGTCGGCCGGCTGCACACCGAGCTGGCCACCGCGGCGCTCGACGGCGGAGCGCCCTTCACCTACGTCGAGGACACCCGGCTGCGCGGCCGGGTGCACCAGGCGGGCCAGCTGGCGATCCAGGCCATGGACCTGATCTTCCCCAACGCCGGCTCCAGCGCCGCGCGCCAGGGCGAGCCGCTGCAGCGCTACTACCGCGACATGGGCATGTTCCGCGGCCACCCGACCGCGCTCATCGACGACCTCGCCGTCGGCCACGGTCGCACCCACCTCGGTCTGTGA
- a CDS encoding IclR family transcriptional regulator domain-containing protein, with protein MDKEFIQSLEKGLTVLRAFSRDTPSFTLAEMAKATGLSRAAARRVVLTLQSLGYVGTDGRQFFLLPKVLELGYAYLSASGLSTVAQPHLDALNVTLGEACSVGVLSDHDVIYVARAQGQRRMTTAMSIGTRLEATCTAVGRVLLAHLPDEELDAFLADAPFTPFTPHTVTSPDELRGLLAVVREQGWAVVDQELEIGFCTAAAPIRDAEDQVVGALNVGMHTARVPPEEVVDRVLPRLLDTAGAIGLKYRERRPA; from the coding sequence GTGGACAAGGAGTTCATCCAGTCGCTCGAGAAGGGCCTCACCGTCCTGAGGGCGTTCAGCCGGGACACCCCGTCCTTCACCCTGGCCGAGATGGCCAAGGCGACCGGGCTCTCGCGTGCCGCCGCGCGACGGGTGGTGCTGACGCTCCAGTCGCTGGGCTACGTGGGGACCGACGGCCGGCAGTTCTTCCTGCTGCCCAAGGTGCTCGAGCTCGGCTACGCCTACCTCAGCGCGTCAGGGCTGAGCACCGTGGCCCAGCCCCATCTCGACGCGCTCAACGTCACCCTGGGCGAGGCGTGCTCGGTGGGCGTGCTCAGCGACCACGACGTCATCTACGTCGCGCGCGCCCAGGGCCAGCGGCGGATGACCACCGCGATGAGCATCGGCACCCGGCTCGAGGCCACGTGCACCGCTGTCGGTCGGGTGCTGCTCGCCCATCTGCCCGACGAGGAGCTGGACGCCTTCCTGGCCGACGCCCCGTTCACTCCCTTCACCCCCCACACCGTCACCTCCCCCGACGAGCTGCGCGGGCTGCTGGCCGTCGTGCGGGAGCAGGGCTGGGCGGTCGTCGACCAGGAGCTCGAGATCGGCTTCTGCACGGCAGCCGCCCCCATCCGCGACGCCGAGGACCAGGTCGTCGGCGCGCTCAACGTGGGCATGCACACCGCCCGGGTGCCCCCCGAGGAGGTGGTCGACCGGGTGCTGCCGCGGCTGCTGGACACCGCGGGCGCCATCGGCCTCAAGTACCGCGAGCGCCGCCCGGCCTGA
- a CDS encoding acyl-CoA dehydrogenase family protein — MPTDELDDFRARARAWLAENLPRLEDAPVPADEDAEWARARELQRRLYDGGFAGICFPVEYGGQGLTLAHQKVFTEESAGYEMPLLFNAPTLGVCAPTILEHGSEEQKRTHISAILRGEAYWVQYLSEPKGGSDLAGLVTRADRVDDGWVINGAKTWSTCAYSADWALCLARTDWDVPKHEGLTMFLVPTDTPGITMRRIRMVNGGDEHCEEFLDDVRVGADAVLGEVNGGWAVAMRQLFHERSTVGGGSPYVSGSGRNRITRPKTDPVLLTRATSRTEDPVAHELLGRWHAREIAQRLLNQRVKDGIASGRLPATAASMMMLAHAEVDAFNDDVCLQLAGAGAAAAASPGDPLRTAAVNYLMRQASSLGGGSAEMSRNMIAERFLGMPREHAPDRGVPFREVSRG, encoded by the coding sequence ATGCCTACCGACGAGCTCGACGACTTCCGTGCCCGGGCGAGGGCCTGGCTCGCCGAGAACCTGCCCCGCCTCGAGGACGCGCCCGTCCCTGCCGACGAGGACGCCGAGTGGGCGCGGGCGCGGGAGCTGCAGCGCCGGCTCTACGACGGCGGCTTCGCCGGGATCTGCTTCCCGGTCGAGTACGGCGGCCAGGGGCTGACCCTCGCCCACCAGAAGGTCTTCACCGAGGAGAGTGCCGGCTACGAGATGCCGCTGCTCTTCAACGCCCCCACGCTGGGCGTCTGCGCCCCGACGATCCTCGAGCACGGCTCGGAGGAGCAGAAGCGCACGCACATCTCCGCGATCCTGCGCGGCGAGGCCTACTGGGTGCAGTACCTCTCCGAGCCCAAGGGCGGGTCCGACCTCGCCGGGCTGGTGACCCGCGCTGATCGGGTGGACGACGGCTGGGTGATCAACGGGGCCAAGACCTGGAGCACCTGCGCCTACTCCGCCGACTGGGCGCTCTGCCTGGCCCGCACCGACTGGGACGTGCCCAAGCACGAGGGACTCACGATGTTCCTGGTGCCGACCGACACCCCGGGCATCACCATGCGCCGGATCCGGATGGTCAACGGCGGCGACGAGCACTGCGAGGAGTTCCTCGACGACGTGCGGGTGGGCGCGGACGCCGTGCTCGGCGAGGTCAACGGCGGCTGGGCGGTCGCGATGCGACAGCTCTTCCACGAGCGCAGCACCGTCGGCGGCGGATCGCCGTACGTCAGCGGGTCGGGGCGCAACCGGATCACCCGCCCCAAGACCGACCCGGTGCTGCTCACCCGCGCCACCTCGCGCACCGAGGACCCGGTGGCGCACGAGCTGCTCGGGCGGTGGCACGCGCGCGAGATCGCCCAGCGGCTGCTCAACCAGCGCGTCAAGGACGGCATCGCGAGTGGCCGGCTGCCGGCCACCGCAGCCTCGATGATGATGCTGGCGCACGCGGAGGTGGACGCCTTCAACGACGATGTCTGCCTGCAGCTCGCCGGTGCGGGCGCCGCCGCAGCCGCGTCCCCGGGTGACCCGTTGCGGACCGCCGCGGTGAACTACCTCATGCGACAGGCCTCCAGCCTGGGCGGTGGCAGCGCGGAGATGTCGCGCAACATGATCGCCGAGCGCTTCTTGGGCATGCCCCGGGAGCACGCACCGGACCGGGGCGTCCCGTTCCGCGAGGTGAGCCGGGGCTGA
- a CDS encoding NAD(P)/FAD-dependent oxidoreductase, translating to MSARELRTDLAIIGAGPAGLFSAYYAGFRGLSTVVLDSLTEVGGQISAMYPEKLIHDVAGCPAIRGQDLVDNLVRQAAEYHPTYEMGVEVLDLVDEPDGVAVVTSGPTVHARAVLICAGAGRFRPRPLPAAAGFAGTGLSYFASQLEDYRDKRVVIVGGGDSAVDWALALEPIASAVTVVHRRDRFRAHAASVEKMKMGSATLMTPCNVVELHGTEKVEAVTVHDEAADTTVRLECDEVIAALGFVADISVMKSWGMNLLGHKIAVDERMRTGRERVYAAGDVTDGPGKVRLIAVGLGEAATAVNHIAHDLDPDSPLFPGHSTDAH from the coding sequence ATGAGCGCGCGTGAGCTGCGCACCGACCTGGCGATCATCGGCGCCGGTCCGGCCGGGCTCTTCTCCGCCTACTACGCGGGCTTCCGCGGCCTCTCCACCGTGGTGCTCGACTCCCTGACCGAGGTCGGCGGGCAGATCTCGGCGATGTATCCCGAGAAGCTCATCCACGACGTGGCCGGCTGCCCCGCGATCCGCGGACAGGACCTGGTGGACAACCTGGTGCGGCAGGCCGCGGAGTACCACCCCACCTACGAGATGGGCGTGGAGGTGCTCGACCTGGTCGACGAGCCGGACGGCGTCGCGGTGGTCACCTCGGGGCCGACGGTGCACGCGCGTGCGGTGCTGATCTGCGCCGGGGCGGGTCGGTTCCGCCCGCGTCCGCTGCCCGCCGCCGCGGGGTTCGCCGGCACCGGCCTGAGCTACTTCGCCAGCCAGCTGGAGGACTACCGCGACAAGCGCGTGGTGATCGTGGGCGGGGGCGACTCCGCCGTCGACTGGGCGCTGGCCCTGGAGCCGATCGCCTCCGCCGTCACCGTCGTCCACCGTCGTGACAGGTTCCGGGCCCACGCCGCCTCGGTGGAGAAGATGAAGATGGGCTCCGCCACCTTGATGACGCCGTGCAACGTCGTGGAGCTGCACGGCACCGAGAAGGTCGAGGCCGTGACCGTCCACGACGAGGCCGCCGACACCACGGTGCGCCTGGAGTGCGACGAGGTGATCGCCGCGCTCGGCTTCGTCGCCGACATCTCGGTGATGAAGTCGTGGGGGATGAACCTGCTCGGCCACAAGATCGCCGTCGACGAGCGGATGCGCACCGGTCGCGAGCGCGTGTACGCCGCCGGCGACGTCACCGACGGTCCCGGCAAGGTGCGGCTGATCGCGGTCGGCCTGGGCGAGGCGGCCACGGCCGTCAACCACATCGCCCACGACCTCGACCCCGACTCGCCGCTCTTCCCCGGCCACTCCACCGACGCCCACTGA
- a CDS encoding zinc-binding dehydrogenase has product MKAAIAEGIGTYLLEDVELLPLGPTDVRVRTIAALACVTDVHARRNGGSPGLAKPHIRGHAGIGEVLEVGDRVRRTQVGDRVVVVSRPQCGTCWWCLHDQPYECDTTVAPPPAAARRANGDLLQGSARVGSYAEEMRVAEATVVPVDTTLSDDELLMLSCGATTGFGAAFNTVPVRPGQNVLVMGAGIIGLSVAQAARVGGAENVVLVEPQAARRDHALAGHATHAVADAEEARELLADLTSGRGADVAFEAVGTPAALQEAFMLTRRAGDVVGIGFGHWDDQLVLPFNQVTLRNKRLSGCQFGSASIIRDIPDYARRIELGQLEVASLVGKRFSLDEINEALDAQEACETLGAIVVP; this is encoded by the coding sequence ATGAAGGCCGCGATCGCCGAGGGCATCGGCACCTACCTGCTCGAGGACGTCGAGCTCCTGCCGCTGGGGCCGACCGACGTCCGGGTGCGCACGATCGCCGCGCTCGCCTGCGTCACCGACGTGCACGCCCGGCGCAACGGCGGAAGCCCCGGCCTGGCGAAGCCGCACATCCGCGGCCACGCCGGCATCGGCGAGGTGCTCGAGGTCGGGGACCGGGTGCGCCGCACCCAGGTCGGCGACCGGGTCGTGGTGGTCTCCCGCCCGCAGTGCGGGACCTGCTGGTGGTGCCTGCACGACCAGCCCTACGAGTGCGACACGACCGTGGCGCCGCCGCCGGCGGCGGCGCGACGGGCCAACGGCGACCTGCTGCAGGGGTCGGCGCGCGTGGGTTCCTACGCCGAGGAGATGCGCGTGGCCGAGGCCACCGTCGTACCGGTGGACACCACGCTCAGCGACGACGAGCTGCTGATGCTCTCCTGCGGGGCCACCACCGGGTTCGGTGCCGCCTTCAACACGGTCCCGGTGCGCCCGGGGCAGAACGTGCTGGTCATGGGGGCCGGCATCATCGGCCTCTCCGTCGCCCAGGCCGCCCGGGTGGGTGGCGCCGAGAACGTCGTCCTGGTCGAGCCCCAGGCTGCTCGCCGCGACCACGCCCTGGCGGGCCACGCGACGCACGCGGTGGCCGACGCCGAGGAGGCCCGCGAGCTGCTGGCCGACCTGACCTCGGGGCGGGGTGCCGACGTCGCCTTCGAGGCGGTCGGCACGCCGGCCGCGCTGCAGGAGGCCTTCATGCTGACGCGCCGCGCCGGCGACGTGGTCGGCATCGGGTTCGGTCACTGGGACGACCAGCTGGTGCTGCCGTTCAACCAGGTGACCCTGCGCAACAAGCGGCTCTCCGGCTGCCAGTTCGGCTCGGCCAGCATCATCCGCGACATCCCCGACTACGCCCGGCGCATCGAGCTGGGGCAGCTCGAGGTCGCCTCGCTCGTGGGCAAGCGCTTCTCGCTGGACGAGATCAACGAGGCGCTGGACGCCCAGGAGGCCTGCGAGACGCTCGGCGCGATCGTGGTGCCCTGA
- a CDS encoding ABC transporter substrate-binding protein: MNLSLNLSRSRVGVLLSASVAAGMLLAGCSSTESASSAATEKVGECVRPAEKTPLTLGVSTSLAYAHMYIAKEFGFFEEENLDVEFTQLTNPSDTLPLISQGEIDGAFGGMSAGFLNAVDRGLNIRMVQARGDYPAEAEKGAAFLVRKDLLDDGTVKDVSDLEGRTIGFNGGEGDIANAGGYFISKILEDGDLTLKDIKVSNVGFADTEVAFKSKAIDAAFVPSPFNTMLQENGLAEPFGDQEKLAEETTGGLILGPNLLEDNRVAGEALLRAFLKAADVMREGDYRENPDVVEALLANEYDENTIATTPLYAYEAGLPLNEESFSRFQETFTEYGDVLTAEEPIPFDELTDEKLREAAVATHGKCD; this comes from the coding sequence ATGAACCTCTCCCTGAACCTGTCCAGGAGCCGCGTCGGTGTCCTGCTGTCCGCGTCGGTCGCGGCCGGCATGCTCCTCGCGGGCTGCTCCTCCACCGAGTCCGCGTCGTCGGCCGCCACCGAGAAGGTCGGCGAGTGCGTGCGTCCCGCCGAGAAGACGCCGCTCACCCTGGGCGTCTCGACCAGCCTCGCGTACGCCCACATGTACATCGCCAAGGAGTTCGGCTTCTTCGAGGAGGAGAACCTCGACGTCGAGTTCACCCAGCTCACGAACCCGTCGGACACCCTGCCGCTGATCTCGCAGGGCGAGATCGACGGCGCGTTCGGTGGCATGTCCGCCGGCTTCCTCAACGCCGTCGACCGCGGCCTCAACATCCGCATGGTGCAGGCTCGCGGCGACTACCCGGCCGAGGCCGAGAAGGGCGCTGCCTTCCTGGTCCGCAAGGACCTGCTCGACGACGGCACGGTCAAGGACGTCTCCGACCTCGAGGGACGCACCATCGGCTTCAACGGTGGTGAGGGCGACATCGCCAACGCCGGCGGCTACTTCATCTCCAAGATCCTCGAGGACGGCGACCTCACCCTCAAGGACATCAAGGTCAGCAACGTCGGCTTCGCCGACACCGAGGTCGCCTTCAAGAGCAAGGCGATCGACGCGGCCTTCGTGCCGTCCCCGTTCAACACGATGCTCCAGGAGAACGGGCTCGCCGAGCCGTTCGGCGACCAGGAGAAGCTCGCAGAGGAGACGACCGGCGGCCTGATCCTCGGCCCGAACCTGCTCGAGGACAACCGAGTGGCCGGCGAGGCCCTCCTCCGGGCGTTCCTCAAGGCCGCCGACGTCATGCGCGAGGGCGACTACCGGGAGAACCCCGACGTCGTCGAGGCGCTGCTCGCCAACGAGTACGACGAGAACACGATCGCGACGACGCCGCTCTACGCCTACGAGGCCGGCCTCCCGCTCAACGAGGAGTCGTTCTCGCGGTTCCAGGAGACCTTCACCGAGTACGGCGACGTGCTCACCGCCGAGGAGCCCATCCCGTTCGACGAGCTCACCGACGAGAAGCTCCGCGAGGCCGCCGTCGCGACCCACGGCAAGTGCGACTGA
- a CDS encoding ABC transporter permease, translated as MTAITPTLEKRATATVIIKAGARRNDPYSVFQRKKRLGRALAWVAPVLVLLSWQISSDTGLVDKRTFTSPTEVGEAFWTLATNGVLFENLAVTVQRIGIGYVSGAVVGIVVGLALGWSILMRSAVRPMIRALQTAPTLGLFPLFMMIFGLGETAKYLIVAKGMGVLVALAVIDAVAAVPTAYIEAAKSLGCSKWAFFTEVILPASLERIITALRIGIGIGVLSTIGVEFIAANEGVGRIIWTSWNLFLPAQMWVGIITSCLLGVVGNMLVDLLQRLVMPWQREGDRVVS; from the coding sequence ATGACTGCCATCACCCCGACCCTCGAGAAGAGGGCCACCGCGACGGTCATCATCAAGGCCGGTGCGCGACGCAATGACCCCTACTCGGTCTTCCAGCGCAAGAAGCGGCTGGGTCGCGCACTCGCCTGGGTCGCCCCCGTCCTGGTCCTGCTGTCATGGCAGATCTCCTCCGACACGGGCCTGGTCGACAAGCGCACGTTCACCTCGCCGACCGAGGTCGGCGAAGCGTTCTGGACGCTCGCGACGAACGGTGTGCTCTTTGAGAACCTGGCCGTCACGGTCCAGCGCATCGGCATCGGCTACGTCAGCGGAGCCGTGGTCGGCATCGTGGTGGGCCTCGCCCTCGGCTGGTCGATCCTGATGCGCTCCGCGGTACGCCCCATGATCCGCGCGCTGCAGACCGCCCCCACGCTGGGTCTGTTCCCGCTCTTCATGATGATCTTCGGCCTGGGTGAGACCGCGAAGTACCTCATCGTGGCCAAGGGCATGGGCGTGCTCGTCGCGCTGGCCGTGATCGATGCCGTTGCCGCGGTCCCCACCGCCTACATCGAGGCCGCGAAGTCGCTGGGCTGCTCCAAGTGGGCGTTCTTCACCGAGGTCATCCTGCCCGCGTCCCTCGAGCGGATCATCACGGCGCTTCGGATCGGTATCGGCATCGGCGTCCTGTCGACCATCGGGGTGGAGTTCATCGCCGCCAACGAGGGCGTCGGCCGCATCATCTGGACCTCCTGGAACCTCTTCCTCCCCGCCCAGATGTGGGTCGGGATCATCACGTCCTGCCTGCTCGGCGTGGTCGGCAACATGCTCGTCGACCTCCTGCAGCGCCTCGTCATGCCGTGGCAGCGAGAAGGCGACCGCGTCGTCAGCTGA
- a CDS encoding aldolase/citrate lyase family protein, which produces MNEFARLLHGGRPQVGLWQALAAPYAAEVCARSGFDWLLFDAEHAPNTLTSLLGQLQAVGAHGVEPVVRPPIADRVWIKQLLDLGFRTLLLPMVDDAAQAAELVAATRFPPVGTRGVASSTSRASGFGAVPDYLATAHEDICVVVQVESRTGLDNVAEIAAVEGVDGVFFGPGDLAASLGHLGDPGHPEVRAAIEAALPLVVAGGAFPGIFASGPEDAAHWLDRGVVLVSVGSDVGLLASSARTLARHPYPGR; this is translated from the coding sequence GTGAACGAGTTCGCCCGACTCCTGCACGGGGGCCGTCCCCAGGTGGGCCTGTGGCAGGCGCTCGCGGCGCCGTACGCCGCGGAGGTCTGCGCCCGGTCCGGGTTCGACTGGCTGCTCTTCGACGCCGAGCACGCCCCCAACACCCTCACCTCGCTGCTCGGCCAACTGCAGGCCGTCGGCGCGCACGGCGTCGAGCCGGTCGTGCGGCCGCCGATCGCCGACCGGGTGTGGATCAAGCAGCTGCTCGACCTCGGCTTCCGCACCCTGCTGCTGCCGATGGTCGACGACGCCGCCCAGGCCGCCGAGCTGGTCGCCGCCACCCGGTTCCCGCCGGTGGGCACCCGCGGCGTGGCCAGCTCGACCAGCCGCGCATCGGGCTTCGGCGCCGTCCCGGACTACCTGGCCACCGCCCACGAGGACATCTGCGTGGTCGTGCAGGTCGAGTCGCGCACCGGGCTGGACAACGTCGCCGAGATCGCCGCCGTCGAGGGCGTGGACGGTGTCTTCTTCGGCCCCGGGGACCTGGCCGCCTCGCTCGGCCACCTCGGCGACCCGGGGCACCCGGAGGTCCGGGCGGCGATCGAGGCCGCGCTCCCGCTGGTCGTGGCGGGCGGCGCGTTCCCCGGCATCTTCGCCTCCGGACCCGAGGACGCCGCCCACTGGCTGGACCGCGGCGTCGTGCTCGTCTCGGTGGGCAGCGACGTCGGCCTCCTCGCCAGCTCCGCGCGGACACTCGCGCGCCACCCCTACCCGGGCCGCTGA
- a CDS encoding acyl-CoA dehydrogenase family protein has translation MPPELHTQLYLELTLDEQDVIAGTRRHLATTAGPQVLRDRERDPQVVDRDWWRTGADLGWAAPLVPEDLGGGSVTGTPFRELGLVAHEQGRTSASGPLVGVNAALAGLVAAAADGWEPGSLLDDVVAGTTVVMWAAGDGGARWEPFAPRLQVARDGDHLVVDGAAAQVEVTGDPDLLLLSATAGGVAVQLLVPTDAAGVTLEPLVGLDLARRHARLVLDGVRLDARALVGEGAAAVAQAERQWLTASALLAADSCGALSVGFEMTMEWVTHRHTFGRPLASYQALKHRLADIRMHLESAYAVTVAALEALDAGSEEAAELVHVAQAYVGEHAPGAFSEFVQLHGGIGVTWEHDLHVHLRRVIANAAVHGAPADHQRRLAGAVLKEG, from the coding sequence ATGCCCCCCGAGCTGCACACCCAGCTGTACCTCGAGTTGACCCTCGACGAGCAGGACGTCATCGCCGGCACGAGGCGGCACCTGGCGACCACGGCAGGCCCCCAGGTGCTGCGTGACCGCGAGCGCGACCCGCAGGTCGTCGACCGCGACTGGTGGCGCACCGGCGCCGACCTCGGCTGGGCCGCGCCGCTGGTGCCGGAGGACCTGGGGGGTGGCAGTGTCACCGGCACCCCGTTCCGCGAGCTCGGCCTGGTGGCGCACGAGCAGGGCCGCACGTCGGCGTCCGGTCCGCTCGTCGGTGTCAACGCCGCGCTCGCCGGGCTGGTGGCGGCCGCGGCCGACGGGTGGGAGCCGGGCTCCCTCCTCGACGACGTGGTGGCGGGGACGACCGTCGTCATGTGGGCCGCCGGCGACGGGGGAGCGCGGTGGGAGCCGTTCGCCCCACGCCTCCAGGTGGCCCGCGACGGCGACCACCTGGTGGTGGACGGCGCCGCCGCGCAGGTGGAGGTGACCGGCGACCCGGACCTGCTGCTGCTCAGTGCCACGGCGGGCGGCGTCGCCGTCCAGCTCCTGGTGCCGACCGATGCCGCCGGGGTCACCCTCGAGCCGTTGGTCGGCCTGGACCTCGCCCGCCGCCACGCCCGGCTCGTGCTCGACGGGGTCCGCCTCGACGCTCGCGCGCTCGTGGGCGAGGGGGCCGCCGCGGTGGCGCAGGCGGAGCGCCAGTGGCTGACCGCGTCCGCGCTGCTCGCCGCCGACTCCTGCGGTGCGCTCTCCGTCGGTTTCGAGATGACGATGGAGTGGGTCACCCACCGCCACACCTTCGGCCGGCCCCTCGCCTCCTACCAAGCCCTCAAGCACCGCCTCGCCGACATCCGGATGCACCTGGAGTCCGCGTACGCCGTCACGGTGGCGGCCCTCGAGGCGCTCGACGCGGGCTCCGAGGAGGCCGCCGAGCTCGTGCACGTGGCCCAGGCCTACGTGGGCGAGCACGCGCCCGGCGCCTTCTCCGAGTTCGTCCAGCTGCACGGCGGCATCGGGGTCACCTGGGAGCACGACCTGCACGTCCACCTGCGCCGGGTGATCGCCAACGCGGCCGTCCACGGCGCCCCTGCCGACCACCAGCGCCGCCTGGCGGGCGCCGTCCTGAAGGAGGGCTGA
- the hpaH gene encoding 2-oxo-hept-4-ene-1,7-dioate hydratase: MIIDDAAARQLAHELQQAEQDRTQIEQISRRFPDMTIPDAYRVQRAWVDLQIAEGARQVGRKIGLTSRAMQRSSKIDEPDYGVLLDHMVYADGSLVPPGRFIVPRVEVELAFILGRDLSGPGCTIFDVLAATEYVVPAIEIIDARIERIDAATGATRKVFDTISDNAANAGIVLGGTPVRVDAVDLRWVSALVYQNGVVEDSGVAGAVLGHPAHGPAWLANKIAPYGEKLAAGEIVLGGSFIAPLEVEPGDHFHAEYGPLGSVGVRFA; encoded by the coding sequence GTGATCATCGACGACGCCGCGGCCCGGCAGCTCGCGCACGAGCTGCAGCAGGCCGAGCAGGACCGCACCCAGATCGAGCAGATCTCCCGGCGGTTCCCGGACATGACCATCCCCGACGCCTACCGCGTGCAGCGCGCCTGGGTCGACCTGCAGATCGCCGAGGGCGCCCGCCAGGTGGGCCGCAAGATCGGCCTGACCAGCCGCGCGATGCAGCGCTCGTCGAAGATCGACGAGCCCGACTACGGCGTGCTGCTCGACCACATGGTCTACGCCGACGGTTCGCTCGTGCCTCCGGGCCGGTTCATCGTGCCCCGGGTGGAGGTCGAGCTCGCCTTCATCCTCGGGCGTGACCTCTCGGGCCCGGGCTGCACGATCTTCGACGTGCTCGCCGCGACCGAGTACGTGGTGCCGGCCATCGAGATCATCGACGCCCGCATCGAGCGGATCGACGCCGCCACGGGTGCCACGCGCAAGGTCTTCGACACGATCTCCGACAACGCCGCCAACGCCGGGATCGTGCTCGGAGGCACGCCGGTGCGGGTGGACGCGGTCGACCTGAGGTGGGTGAGCGCGCTGGTGTACCAGAACGGTGTGGTCGAGGACTCCGGCGTGGCCGGTGCCGTGCTCGGCCACCCGGCCCACGGGCCGGCCTGGCTGGCCAACAAGATCGCCCCCTACGGCGAGAAGCTGGCAGCCGGCGAGATCGTCCTGGGTGGCTCGTTCATCGCGCCGCTGGAGGTCGAGCCCGGTGACCACTTCCACGCCGAGTACGGCCCGCTGGGCTCGGTGGGCGTGAGGTTCGCGTGA